A single region of the Chrysoperla carnea chromosome 5, inChrCarn1.1, whole genome shotgun sequence genome encodes:
- the LOC123300726 gene encoding inactive pancreatic lipase-related protein 1-like, producing MRSTTDKREFPNINTDNIIFNFYNSSASDFIPIPSTNLEAILDQEYYDPTKNILFFVAGQATRYDDERVMYVLNHYIKAQKYNVLIMNYLYYSHNVYDSFMNVRPIGKAVSGCVMKLMKNYGVSPDRIELHGHSVGATIVAWIARYTVPKVGLLVGMDPGRCGGVFRRGYAQHTISLRTDAEYNGDIVWDSDTEIILNNGVRIQPGCEGQKPEDPCSHAIAFYHWVYMISNPELFYAVECNEIKCNYSSIVANIGPDFRQKGTFYLRTAPAPPYGMGLNGIKNIIPTKNSTFRNKGFYIDNGQYIPPTFDICYAMCCLR from the exons ATGCGTTCCACAACTGACAAAAGAg aatttccGAATATTAATACAgacaacataatatttaatttttacaa TTCGTCAGCTAGTGATTTCATCCCAATACCCTCTACGAATTTAGAAGCAATATTAGACCAAGAATACTATGATccaacaaaaaacattttattttttgttgctgGACAAGCTACCAGATATGACGATGAGCGTGTTATGTACGTCCTTAATCATTACATAAAAGCACAGAAATACAACGTATTAATCATGAATTACCTTTATTACTCTCACAACGTGTATGATAGTTTCATGAATGTGCGTCCT ATAGGAAAGGCTGTAAGTGGATGTGtaatgaaattaatgaaaaattatggagTATCACCTGATAGAATAGAATTGCACGGGCATTCTGTTGGTGCAACAATTGTTGCATGGATCGCACGATATACCGTACCAAAAGTTGGTTTGTTGGTAGGTATGGATCCTGGAAGATGTGGTGGCGTTTTTAGACGTGGCTATGCACAACATACAATTAGTTTACGAACTGATGCAGAATATAACGGCGATATTGTATGGGATTCCGAtactgaaattattttgaacaatgGTGTAAGAATACAACCCGGTTGCGAAGGCCAAAAACCTG AGGATCCTTGTAGTCATGCAATAGCGTTTTATCATTGGGTTTATATGATCAGCAATCCGGAATTGTTTTACGCTGTTGaatgtaatgaaataaaatgtaattattcatCTATAGTAGCCAACATAGGACCGGATTTCAG gCAAAAAGGAACATTCTATTTACGAACTGCACCAGCTCCACCCTATGGAATGGGATTAAACGGTATCAAGAATATTATTCCAACAAAAAATAGTACATTCAGAAATAAAGGCTTCTATATAGATAATGGTCAATACATACCACCCACATTTGATATATGTTATGCCATGTGTTGCCTTcgttaa
- the LOC123300750 gene encoding phospholipase A1-like, with product MQLKNNFTFNSLCFQIIIVLRIYIIFCNSQVSLQTDEDILKFEEEAHLRIQKGELQNIDTDHLILFFYNSSSNDFTSIPSTKIEAILEQEYYDPTKNILIYTVGQRTGHNDPRVMHVINHFIKTKKYNVIFLEYLYYAPDVYYTFINSRYVGRAFAGCLTKFIRNYEISPDRIELHGHSAGGIVVAEIAKVTHPKIGLLVGIDPGRCGGLFRRGYAQHTISLRSDAQYNSDIVWDSDTEIILNNGLRIQPGCEEATPEESCSHVISMFHWMYMVSNPELFYGVECNEIKCNYSSIVTNIGPDFRQKGTFYLRTLPVAPYGMGLQGVKNIIPTQNSTFAYKTYYVDHGQYLPANYDMCLNLGN from the exons AtgcaattgaaaaataattttacttttaattcattatgttttcaaataataattgttttacgtatttatataattttttgtaattcgcAGGTTTCACTCCAGACCGATGaag acattttaaaatttgaagaagaGGCCCATTTACGTATTCAGAAAGGAG AACTGCAAAATATTGATACTGATCAcctaatattgtttttttacaa TTCTTCATCGAATGATTTCACTTCAATACCCTCAACAAAGATAGAAGCAATATTAGAACAAGAATATTATGATcctacaaaaaacattttaatatacacTGTTGGTCAACGTACGGGACACAATGATCCACGTGTCATGCATGTGATTAAccatttcataaaaacaaaaaaatataatgttatattcTTGGAGTATCTTTATTACGCTCCCGATGTGTATTATACCTTCATTAACTCACGTTAT GTGGGGCGAGCCTTTGCTGGTTGTCTAACAAAATTCATTCGAAATTATGAAATATCACCCGATCGGATAGAATTGCATGGGCATTCTGCTGGTGGAATTGTTGTTGCAGAAATAGCAAAAGTAACTcatccaaaaattggtttattggTGGGCATAGATCCTGGAAGATGTGGTGGATTATTTAGACGTGGGTATGCACAGCATACAATCTCTTTGCGATCTGATGCGCAATACAACAGTGATATTGTATGGGATTCAGACACTGAAATCATTTTGAATAACGGATTAAGAATACAGCCTGGTTGCGAGGAAGCAACACCAG AAGAATCTTGTAGTCACGTTATATCGATGTTTCACTGGATGTATATGGTCAGTAATCCAGAATTGTTCTACGGTGTTGAATGTaacgaaataaaatgtaattattcatCTATAGTTACCAACATAGGACCGGACTTTAG gcaaaaaggaacattttattTACGAACACTACCAGTTGCACCCTATGGAATGGGATTACAAGgtgtgaaaaatattattccaaCACAAAATAGTACGTTTGCATACAAGACTTATTATGTAGATCATGGTCAATACTTACCAGCAAATTACGATATGTGTCTTAACCTTGGTAACTAa